A genome region from Bradyrhizobium commune includes the following:
- a CDS encoding branched-chain amino acid ABC transporter permease, with protein MTTAATATSKAAANPAGGNLRFYGIWLIGIAVLIVLPMIFSSGGSRTSFSLIGIAIVFALSYNILLGQTGLLSFGHAVHYGLGGFAACHMMNAVVSHGWPIPLPFIPLFGGLGGLVFAMIIGWVMTKRAGTVFAMISLGIGELVASSSLILRSVFGGEAGITTDRTALPKMLGWSFGPQLQVYYLIAFWLVLSAIAMYALTRTPLGRICNAVRDNPERVQFIGYDPHVVRYLAFCFAGFFAGIAGGLAAINFEIANSAYLGAIQSGLVLFSTFIGGTAYFFGPILGAILVTYLQLGLTNLTTAWQLYFGIIFIGIVMYSPGGIAGLLMMHRPLIRAGTLWTVIPSYLVAIVPTIALACGVILVTETVARFSGGDPINLFGIAFNPASPVTWITAAILAVGGFFVARLTWRRIAEAWDRAATVARDRGYLA; from the coding sequence ATGACCACGGCTGCGACTGCGACATCCAAGGCGGCGGCAAACCCTGCCGGCGGAAACCTGCGCTTCTACGGTATCTGGCTGATCGGCATCGCCGTGCTGATCGTCCTGCCGATGATCTTTTCGTCCGGCGGCTCGCGGACGTCGTTCAGCCTGATCGGCATCGCGATCGTGTTCGCGCTCTCCTACAATATCCTGCTCGGCCAGACCGGCCTGCTGTCGTTCGGTCATGCGGTCCATTATGGCCTCGGCGGCTTTGCTGCCTGCCACATGATGAACGCCGTGGTCTCCCATGGCTGGCCCATCCCGCTGCCGTTCATTCCGCTGTTCGGCGGGCTTGGCGGTCTTGTTTTTGCGATGATCATCGGCTGGGTCATGACCAAGCGCGCCGGCACCGTGTTCGCGATGATCTCGCTCGGCATCGGTGAATTGGTGGCGTCGTCCTCGCTGATCCTGCGCTCGGTGTTCGGCGGTGAGGCCGGCATCACCACGGACCGCACTGCGTTGCCAAAAATGCTCGGCTGGTCGTTCGGGCCGCAGCTTCAGGTCTATTATCTGATCGCGTTCTGGCTGGTGCTGTCGGCGATCGCGATGTACGCGCTGACCCGGACGCCGCTCGGACGGATCTGCAACGCGGTCCGCGACAATCCCGAGCGCGTCCAGTTCATCGGCTACGATCCGCATGTCGTGCGCTATCTCGCATTCTGCTTTGCCGGGTTCTTCGCCGGCATTGCCGGAGGTCTCGCCGCGATCAATTTCGAGATCGCAAACTCCGCCTATCTCGGCGCGATCCAGTCTGGCCTGGTGCTGTTCTCGACCTTCATCGGCGGCACCGCCTATTTCTTCGGCCCGATCTTAGGTGCGATCCTCGTCACCTATCTCCAGCTTGGGCTCACTAATCTCACCACCGCGTGGCAGCTCTATTTCGGCATCATCTTCATCGGCATCGTGATGTATTCGCCGGGCGGCATTGCCGGCCTCTTGATGATGCACCGCCCGCTCATCCGCGCCGGGACACTGTGGACCGTGATCCCGTCCTATCTTGTCGCGATCGTGCCTACGATTGCGTTGGCCTGTGGCGTCATCCTGGTCACCGAGACGGTTGCGCGCTTCTCCGGCGGTGACCCGATCAATCTGTTCGGCATCGCCTTCAACCCGGCCTCGCCGGTGACATGGATCACTGCGGCGATCCTCGCGGTCGGCGGCTTCTTCGTTGCGCGGCTGACCTGGCGGAGGATTGCGGAGGCGTGGGACCGGGCTGCGACGGTCGCCCGTGACCGGGGGTATCTGGCATGA
- a CDS encoding branched-chain amino acid ABC transporter permease — MLELIVISTLNGVLFGMLLFLLSSGLTVIFSMMGVLNFAHASFYMLGAFFGFQLTKWIGFWPALVLAPLLVGAIGMAVERYGLRNTHKHGHVAELLLTFGLAFAIEEIVSMIWGKSPLDYRVPALLDFPAFTIFSTNYPAYKIFMLAVSVIIFVALLIVLKRTRVGLIVQAALTHPHMVGHLGHNVGRVFMLVFGVGSALAALAGVIAGPALVTQSDMAASLGPILFVVIVFGGLGSLPGAFVASLVIGLVQTFAVALDGSLASAFGPLDPSAGPSVLTDIWNVTVAQVAPIVPYLLLVIILIVRPMGLMGTRES; from the coding sequence GTGCTTGAACTCATTGTCATTTCGACCCTGAACGGCGTGCTGTTCGGCATGCTGCTCTTCCTGCTGTCGAGCGGATTGACCGTCATCTTCAGCATGATGGGCGTGCTCAACTTCGCCCATGCCAGCTTCTACATGCTCGGCGCCTTCTTCGGCTTCCAGCTCACGAAGTGGATCGGCTTCTGGCCGGCGCTGGTGCTGGCGCCGCTGCTGGTCGGCGCCATCGGCATGGCGGTGGAGCGCTACGGCCTGCGCAATACCCACAAGCACGGCCATGTCGCCGAGCTGCTGCTGACGTTTGGCTTGGCGTTTGCGATCGAAGAGATCGTCTCGATGATCTGGGGCAAGAGCCCGCTGGACTATCGCGTACCGGCGCTGCTGGATTTCCCGGCTTTCACGATCTTCTCGACCAACTATCCTGCCTACAAGATCTTCATGCTGGCGGTGTCGGTCATCATCTTCGTGGCGCTGCTGATCGTGCTCAAGCGCACCCGCGTCGGCCTCATCGTCCAGGCGGCGCTGACGCACCCCCACATGGTCGGGCATCTCGGCCACAATGTCGGACGTGTGTTCATGCTGGTGTTCGGGGTCGGCAGTGCGCTGGCCGCTCTTGCCGGCGTGATTGCCGGACCAGCCCTGGTGACACAGTCGGACATGGCCGCGTCGCTCGGGCCCATCCTGTTCGTGGTCATCGTATTCGGTGGCCTCGGCTCCTTGCCGGGTGCGTTCGTTGCGTCGCTTGTCATTGGCCTGGTGCAGACCTTCGCCGTGGCGCTCGACGGCTCGCTGGCGAGCGCGTTCGGCCCGCTCGATCCGTCGGCCGGGCCCTCCGTCCTCACGGATATCTGGAACGTCACGGTCGCGCAGGTCGCGCCGATCGTGCCCTATCTCCTGCTGGTGATCATTCTGATCGTGCGCCCCATGGGCCTGATGGGGACGCGCGAATCATGA
- a CDS encoding branched-chain amino acid ABC transporter substrate-binding protein, which translates to MRKLTLAIAVIAPMLGHAASAEDTIKIGYIDPLSGGGASVGEGGLKTFQYLADELNAKGGILGHKIEIVPLDNKTNPQESLVQAQKAIDAGVHYITQGNGSSVGAALSDFVAKNNTRNPGKEVLYFNYAAVDPSLTNEKCSYWHFRWDASSDIKMEALTNYMKDTPSIKKVYLINQDYSFGQSVRTDARKMLGAKRPDIQIVGDELHPLLKVTDFSPYIAKIKASGADSVVTGNWGQDFALLLKAAADAGLKVNWYTYYAGGAGGPTAVKQTGLDHQVFQITEGFANSGNKAAMDYEKAFRAKVNLSLWYPRAVNEMRMFKAAAEKANSIDPVKVAAALEDLKFEVLDGGTGIMRKDDHQFLQPIYISSLGKLTESEPFDEEGTGWGWHLVSRIDTPQAMVSTTCKMTRP; encoded by the coding sequence ATGCGCAAGCTCACTTTGGCCATTGCCGTGATCGCCCCGATGCTCGGTCATGCAGCGTCGGCTGAGGACACCATCAAGATCGGCTACATCGATCCGCTCTCCGGCGGCGGCGCCAGTGTCGGCGAGGGTGGTTTGAAGACATTCCAATATCTGGCCGACGAGCTCAACGCTAAGGGCGGCATTCTCGGCCACAAGATCGAGATCGTGCCGCTCGACAACAAGACCAATCCGCAGGAGAGCCTGGTTCAGGCCCAGAAGGCCATCGACGCCGGGGTTCACTACATCACGCAAGGCAACGGCTCGTCGGTCGGTGCGGCGCTGTCGGATTTCGTCGCCAAGAACAACACGCGCAATCCCGGCAAGGAAGTGCTGTACTTCAACTACGCCGCCGTCGATCCGAGCCTGACCAACGAGAAGTGCAGCTACTGGCACTTTCGCTGGGATGCGAGCTCCGACATCAAGATGGAAGCGCTCACCAACTACATGAAGGACACCCCGTCGATCAAAAAGGTGTACCTGATCAACCAGGATTATTCGTTCGGCCAGTCGGTGCGCACCGACGCGCGCAAGATGCTGGGTGCGAAGCGCCCCGATATCCAGATCGTCGGCGACGAGCTGCATCCGCTGCTCAAGGTCACCGACTTCTCGCCCTATATCGCCAAGATCAAGGCCTCCGGCGCCGACAGCGTCGTCACCGGCAATTGGGGTCAGGATTTTGCGCTGCTGCTCAAGGCGGCGGCGGATGCTGGTCTGAAGGTCAATTGGTATACCTATTATGCGGGCGGTGCCGGCGGTCCCACTGCCGTCAAGCAGACCGGTCTTGATCATCAGGTCTTCCAGATCACCGAGGGCTTTGCCAACTCCGGCAACAAGGCCGCGATGGACTACGAGAAGGCGTTCCGCGCCAAGGTCAATTTGTCGCTGTGGTATCCGCGGGCGGTCAACGAGATGCGGATGTTCAAGGCGGCGGCAGAGAAGGCCAACTCGATCGATCCCGTGAAGGTGGCGGCGGCGCTCGAGGATCTGAAGTTTGAGGTCCTGGATGGCGGTACCGGCATTATGCGCAAGGACGACCACCAGTTCCTCCAGCCGATCTACATCTCCTCCCTGGGCAAGCTGACCGAGAGCGAGCCGTTCGACGAGGAGGGCACGGGCTGGGGCTGGCATCTGGTCTCCAGGATCGACACGCCGCAGGCGATGGTCTCCACGACCTGCAAGATGACGCGGCCGTAA
- a CDS encoding mandelate racemase/muconate lactonizing enzyme family protein produces the protein MTDSFSIRSIEAFCYRYPLATPVVTSFGKMPNRPAVFIRVVDEDGVEGWGETWSNFPAPGAEHRARLVNEVLAPGLVGRKLESPAQAFQTLTSGTEVLALQCGEPGPFAQAISGIDLALWDLFARRRRLPLWRLLGGQSSRIKVYASGINPGGAAQTAEAVLKRGHVALKLKIGFGAETDLVNLAALRAIVGAGMLAADANQGWSVDQALTMLPRLAEFDLRWLEEPIRVDRPRDEWRRLRESAKMPIAAGENISSVAGFREVLAEEVLGVVQPDIAKWGGLSACAELACDILKSGKTFCPHYLGGGIGLLGSAHLLAGIGGDGWLEVDANDNPLRDLFCGAVADVTDGTIILGEEPGLGFTPDLSGIADYRSL, from the coding sequence ATGACTGACAGCTTTTCCATCCGCTCAATCGAGGCGTTCTGCTATCGCTATCCGCTGGCGACGCCGGTGGTGACCTCGTTCGGAAAAATGCCCAACCGCCCCGCCGTCTTCATTCGCGTTGTCGACGAAGACGGCGTCGAGGGATGGGGGGAGACCTGGTCGAATTTCCCTGCACCGGGCGCGGAGCATCGCGCCCGGCTCGTCAACGAGGTGCTCGCGCCCGGCCTGGTCGGGCGCAAACTCGAGAGCCCCGCGCAGGCGTTCCAGACGTTGACGAGCGGTACGGAGGTGCTGGCACTTCAATGCGGTGAGCCCGGGCCATTCGCACAGGCGATTTCGGGCATCGATCTCGCGCTGTGGGACCTCTTCGCGCGACGCCGGCGTTTGCCGCTGTGGCGGCTTCTTGGCGGCCAGTCGAGCAGGATCAAGGTCTACGCCAGCGGCATCAATCCCGGCGGTGCCGCGCAAACCGCCGAAGCCGTCCTCAAGCGCGGCCACGTTGCGTTGAAGCTGAAGATCGGGTTCGGCGCCGAGACCGACCTCGTTAACCTTGCCGCGTTGCGCGCCATCGTCGGCGCCGGCATGCTTGCGGCGGATGCCAATCAGGGGTGGTCTGTCGATCAGGCCCTGACGATGCTGCCGCGGCTTGCCGAGTTTGATCTGCGCTGGCTGGAGGAGCCGATCCGCGTCGATCGGCCGCGCGACGAATGGCGCAGGCTGCGTGAGAGCGCGAAAATGCCGATTGCAGCCGGCGAAAACATTTCCAGCGTCGCGGGCTTTAGGGAGGTCCTGGCTGAAGAGGTGCTCGGTGTGGTTCAGCCCGATATCGCGAAATGGGGCGGGCTTAGCGCCTGCGCTGAACTTGCGTGCGACATTCTGAAATCGGGAAAGACCTTCTGCCCGCATTATCTCGGTGGTGGCATCGGGCTGCTAGGCTCTGCGCATCTCTTGGCCGGCATCGGCGGTGATGGCTGGCTCGAGGTCGACGCCAACGACAATCCGCTGCGCGATCTGTTCTGCGGTGCCGTGGCCGATGTGACGGATGGTACGATCATCCTCGGCGAGGAGCCGGGTCTTGGGTTCACGCCCGACCTGTCGGGGATCGCGGATTATCGCAGCCTATAA
- a CDS encoding tagatose 1,6-diphosphate aldolase — translation MRTIGKNRGLARLADADGHFRMVALDQRPPLFDALAKAKGITREQVEYSDVTAAKRLLVENLAPHCSSMLFDPNFAVPAAIDLLPPRCGLIMTLEEHRVDETAGGRKSRAIANWSVEKIRAMGGDAVKVLAWYRPDADPVVNEHQKRFVREIGEDCARHDIPYVLELLVYPFLGSANHTADYVESPGKLPGLVIDSVREFAKPEYGVDLLKLESPLAANGLPARDGSAEAKASQKEFDAIGDICREHGIPWVLLSGGAAPEKFERVLDYSYAAGASGFLAGRTIWLDAVLKNFPDRAAVSASLRRDGLNVLERLNQLTTAKGTPWKARFPVFTDIKQEGDFARAY, via the coding sequence ATGAGAACGATTGGAAAGAACCGCGGCCTGGCACGACTCGCCGACGCGGACGGTCACTTTCGCATGGTCGCGCTAGACCAGCGACCGCCACTCTTTGATGCCCTTGCCAAGGCGAAGGGCATCACGCGCGAGCAGGTCGAATATTCCGATGTCACGGCGGCGAAGCGCCTGCTCGTCGAGAACCTGGCGCCGCATTGCAGCTCGATGCTGTTCGATCCGAATTTCGCAGTGCCTGCCGCGATCGATCTCTTGCCGCCGCGCTGCGGCCTGATCATGACGCTGGAGGAGCACCGCGTCGACGAAACCGCGGGCGGCCGCAAGTCGCGCGCGATCGCCAATTGGAGCGTGGAGAAGATCCGCGCTATGGGCGGCGATGCTGTCAAGGTGCTGGCGTGGTACCGGCCGGACGCCGACCCGGTCGTGAACGAACATCAAAAGCGGTTTGTCCGCGAGATCGGCGAGGATTGCGCCCGTCACGACATTCCCTACGTTCTCGAGCTGCTGGTCTATCCATTCCTCGGCAGTGCGAACCACACGGCCGACTATGTAGAATCGCCCGGCAAACTTCCCGGTCTCGTCATCGACAGCGTGCGCGAGTTTGCGAAGCCTGAATATGGCGTCGATCTCCTCAAGCTGGAAAGCCCGCTCGCGGCCAACGGCCTGCCGGCCCGCGACGGTAGCGCGGAAGCGAAGGCCTCGCAGAAGGAGTTCGACGCGATTGGCGATATCTGCCGCGAACACGGCATCCCTTGGGTGCTGCTGTCCGGCGGTGCCGCGCCGGAGAAGTTCGAGCGCGTTCTCGACTATTCCTATGCCGCGGGCGCAAGCGGATTTCTGGCGGGCCGCACCATCTGGCTCGATGCCGTCCTGAAGAATTTCCCGGACCGCGCCGCGGTGTCGGCAAGCCTGCGCAGGGATGGCCTTAACGTGCTGGAGCGGCTCAATCAGCTGACCACGGCCAAGGGCACGCCGTGGAAGGCGCGCTTTCCGGTGTTCACCGATATCAAGCAGGAAGGTGACTTCGCGCGCGCCTATTGA
- a CDS encoding sugar kinase encodes MSASANIGDLSALADIASGARPVHVICLGLSALDQVWRVDRPFAGGSEKIKATGYGTLGGGMAANAAVTVARLGASVAFWGRAGDDAAGHEMKSAFIAEGVDVENFRLFPDGRSSVSGIIVDSSGERQIVNFRGQYPEAADWLPLETVAGASSALTDPRWVEAAATLFRQARSRGIPTVLDGDVADAEVFERLLPLTDHAIFSEPALASFAGSARDESLAALARFGCRVIAVTRGEEGVSWYENARLHRLAAYAVDVVDTTGAGDVFHGAYALAIGVGLDVREAMAFSAAAAAMKCGHAGGRNGIPDINECLAFMRTKP; translated from the coding sequence GTGAGTGCGTCGGCAAACATCGGAGATCTCTCGGCGCTGGCCGACATCGCGTCGGGCGCGAGGCCGGTACACGTGATCTGCCTTGGCCTGTCGGCGCTCGATCAGGTCTGGCGCGTCGATCGGCCCTTCGCGGGAGGGAGCGAGAAGATCAAGGCCACCGGCTACGGCACTCTTGGCGGCGGCATGGCCGCCAATGCCGCGGTCACGGTGGCAAGGCTCGGCGCGTCCGTCGCGTTCTGGGGGCGGGCAGGGGACGATGCGGCCGGCCATGAGATGAAATCGGCCTTCATCGCCGAAGGCGTCGACGTCGAGAATTTCCGCCTGTTTCCCGATGGCCGCTCGTCGGTCTCCGGAATCATCGTGGACAGCTCCGGCGAACGCCAGATCGTAAACTTCCGCGGCCAGTATCCGGAAGCGGCGGACTGGCTTCCACTTGAAACCGTCGCCGGTGCATCGTCCGCACTAACCGACCCGCGCTGGGTGGAGGCCGCCGCGACATTGTTTCGTCAAGCGCGCTCGCGCGGCATTCCGACCGTACTCGACGGCGACGTGGCGGATGCCGAAGTGTTCGAGCGGTTGCTGCCGTTGACCGACCACGCGATTTTCTCCGAGCCAGCGCTTGCATCCTTTGCGGGCTCGGCCCGTGACGAATCCCTCGCGGCGCTTGCGCGCTTCGGTTGCCGCGTCATCGCCGTCACCCGCGGCGAGGAGGGCGTGAGCTGGTACGAGAATGCACGGCTGCATCGGCTGGCCGCCTATGCTGTCGATGTCGTCGACACCACCGGCGCGGGTGACGTCTTTCACGGTGCCTATGCGCTCGCGATCGGCGTTGGCCTCGATGTGCGCGAGGCCATGGCGTTTTCGGCCGCGGCGGCTGCGATGAAATGTGGCCATGCCGGTGGCCGCAACGGAATCCCCGATATCAACGAGTGTCTTGCATTCATGAGGACGAAGCCATGA
- a CDS encoding ABC transporter ATP-binding protein: MASISIRNLVKRYGNYTVIPDLNLEIADHEFVVFVGPSGCGKSTLLRIIAGLEPISSGDLYIGDKRVNGVQAAQRDIAMVFQDYALYPHMRVYDNMSFALELRGTPKAEIDARVKRAAALLHIEPYLDRKPKELSGGQRQRVAMGRAIVRNPKAFLFDEPLSNLDAKLRGQVRAEIKALSQELKTTMVFVTHDQIEAMTMADRIVVLQSGTIQQYDTPETVYERPANQFVAGFIGSPAMNFFPVEWRDERPILSQGATMVPLDGETATRLRQAGSAVLGIRPEHFAVAADAADAVAINVKLVEPLGSDTLIHFDLAGVSAIARVDPSLRPKVGDRITLRSQPGKTHLFDASNGQVLR, translated from the coding sequence ATGGCCTCAATCTCGATCCGCAATCTCGTCAAACGCTACGGCAATTATACCGTGATCCCCGACCTCAATCTGGAGATCGCGGACCATGAATTCGTCGTCTTCGTCGGCCCGTCCGGCTGCGGCAAGTCGACCTTGCTGCGGATCATCGCGGGCCTCGAGCCGATTTCGTCCGGCGACCTTTACATCGGGGACAAGCGCGTCAACGGCGTCCAGGCCGCGCAGCGCGACATCGCGATGGTGTTCCAGGACTATGCGCTCTATCCGCACATGCGGGTCTACGACAACATGTCGTTCGCGCTGGAGCTGCGGGGGACGCCGAAGGCGGAGATCGACGCGCGGGTGAAGCGAGCGGCCGCGCTCCTGCACATCGAACCCTATCTCGATCGCAAGCCGAAGGAACTGTCCGGAGGTCAGCGCCAGCGCGTCGCCATGGGGCGCGCGATCGTACGCAATCCCAAGGCGTTCCTGTTCGACGAGCCGCTGTCCAACCTCGATGCGAAACTGCGCGGACAGGTGCGCGCCGAGATCAAGGCGCTGTCGCAAGAACTGAAGACCACCATGGTCTTCGTGACCCATGACCAGATTGAGGCCATGACCATGGCGGACCGGATCGTGGTGCTTCAGAGCGGCACGATCCAGCAATACGACACGCCGGAGACGGTCTACGAGCGGCCGGCCAACCAGTTCGTGGCGGGCTTCATCGGTTCGCCGGCCATGAACTTCTTTCCGGTCGAATGGCGCGACGAGCGTCCGATTCTCTCGCAAGGAGCAACCATGGTGCCGCTGGATGGTGAGACCGCGACCCGGCTGCGGCAGGCCGGCAGCGCCGTGCTCGGCATTCGCCCTGAACATTTTGCTGTGGCAGCGGATGCCGCCGATGCTGTTGCGATCAACGTCAAGCTGGTCGAGCCACTCGGCTCGGATACGCTGATCCATTTCGATCTCGCCGGCGTCTCCGCCATCGCGCGGGTCGATCCGTCGCTGCGGCCGAAGGTCGGCGATCGCATCACGCTACGATCGCAGCCGGGCAAGACGCATCTGTTCGATGCAAGCAATGGACAGGTTTTGCGGTGA
- a CDS encoding zinc-dependent alcohol dehydrogenase family protein produces MNVSPRPNAIMQAAVFHGNDRITIERVAMPDVGSGEVLLRVSRTALCGSDFKLWHKGAEFTAGHEIFGVVEQPSHRLHGRRCAVYIPLHCDHCAACKRGDTQMCLAVSSLIGWNRPGGYAEYVPVPENCLLPVPDDIEDSLAPLLLDAIGTSGHAVRFVSRVVPAGEAGPVLVMGAGPVGLGVVLALHALGYNDIYVADPNAARLKIAQSFGAKTHPVGDTSKRFALIMECSGAHAARNLGIELVLPRGALVLVGENAAPWTIEEGKVFRRKDFYMIRTFYFPVSDFEPNVELLRRYKDEYRVLVDGEFGLSALPENFARFAKGELIKPVLALD; encoded by the coding sequence ATGAATGTGTCACCCCGTCCGAATGCGATCATGCAGGCCGCGGTCTTCCACGGCAACGACCGCATCACCATCGAACGTGTCGCGATGCCGGACGTCGGGAGCGGCGAGGTGCTGTTGCGCGTCTCGCGTACCGCGCTGTGTGGTTCGGATTTCAAGCTCTGGCACAAGGGTGCCGAGTTCACCGCCGGCCACGAGATCTTTGGCGTTGTCGAACAACCCAGCCATCGCCTGCACGGCCGTCGTTGCGCCGTTTATATCCCGCTTCATTGCGATCATTGTGCCGCCTGCAAGCGTGGCGACACCCAGATGTGCCTCGCGGTCTCCAGCTTGATCGGCTGGAACCGGCCCGGCGGTTACGCCGAATACGTGCCGGTGCCGGAGAACTGCCTGCTCCCGGTGCCCGACGACATCGAGGACAGTCTCGCGCCGCTATTGCTCGACGCCATCGGCACATCCGGCCACGCTGTGCGCTTCGTCAGCCGCGTCGTGCCGGCGGGTGAGGCCGGGCCGGTGCTCGTGATGGGCGCGGGGCCGGTCGGCCTCGGCGTCGTGCTGGCGCTCCACGCGCTCGGTTACAACGACATCTACGTGGCCGACCCAAATGCAGCGCGCCTGAAGATCGCGCAATCCTTCGGCGCGAAAACGCATCCGGTCGGCGATACGTCAAAACGTTTCGCGCTCATCATGGAATGCTCCGGCGCGCATGCCGCGCGCAATCTCGGCATCGAGCTGGTCCTGCCGCGCGGCGCACTGGTGCTGGTCGGCGAGAACGCCGCGCCCTGGACCATCGAGGAAGGCAAGGTCTTTCGCCGCAAGGATTTTTATATGATCCGGACCTTCTACTTCCCGGTCTCGGATTTCGAGCCGAATGTCGAGCTGCTGCGCAGATACAAGGACGAATACCGCGTCCTGGTCGATGGTGAGTTCGGCCTGTCGGCCCTACCTGAGAATTTCGCCCGTTTTGCCAAAGGCGAGCTGATCAAGCCGGTATTGGCGCTGGACTGA
- a CDS encoding carbohydrate ABC transporter permease — translation MSDAANTDRWIRWLNSVQLVLAGIIIMAPTVWMVLSSFKPSFEVTAYPPTLVFTPTLDNYVELTRTTPFLSYALNSLIVTVGSTALGLLFGIPAAFAVSWTRISWPAILTLAARMAPGTLFLLPWYVMFRQVGMIGSYTALILSHAVITLPIVIWVLLPSFDGIPRSVFEASQVDGCSVTRILWRIALPLVASGVAVSAILAFVFSWNYFLFALVLSNGDTKTLIAAAFNFIGEGSTQWGALMAAATLIALPPLVLAALVQRWLVSGLTLGAVKG, via the coding sequence ATGAGCGATGCCGCCAACACCGACCGCTGGATCCGCTGGCTGAATTCGGTGCAGCTCGTGCTGGCCGGAATCATCATCATGGCGCCGACGGTCTGGATGGTGCTGTCCTCGTTCAAGCCGTCCTTCGAGGTCACCGCCTATCCGCCGACGCTGGTCTTCACGCCGACGCTCGACAATTATGTCGAGCTGACCAGGACCACGCCGTTCCTGAGCTACGCGCTCAACAGTCTCATTGTGACGGTGGGCTCGACCGCGCTCGGTCTGCTGTTCGGGATTCCTGCGGCCTTTGCCGTCTCATGGACGCGCATCTCCTGGCCGGCGATCCTGACGCTGGCGGCGCGTATGGCGCCCGGCACGCTGTTCTTGCTGCCATGGTACGTGATGTTCCGGCAGGTCGGCATGATCGGCTCCTACACCGCGCTGATCCTCAGCCATGCGGTCATCACCTTGCCGATCGTGATCTGGGTTTTGCTGCCGTCCTTCGACGGCATCCCGCGCAGCGTGTTCGAGGCGTCGCAGGTCGACGGATGCAGCGTCACGCGTATCCTCTGGCGCATCGCGCTGCCGCTGGTGGCGTCCGGTGTCGCGGTCTCGGCGATCCTCGCCTTCGTGTTCTCGTGGAACTATTTCCTGTTTGCGCTGGTGCTCTCCAACGGCGACACCAAGACGCTGATCGCGGCGGCCTTCAACTTCATCGGCGAAGGCTCGACGCAATGGGGCGCGCTGATGGCGGCTGCGACGTTGATCGCGTTGCCGCCGCTGGTGCTGGCGGCCCTGGTTCAGCGCTGGCTGGTGTCCGGACTGACTCTCGGCGCGGTGAAAGGCTAG
- a CDS encoding carbohydrate ABC transporter permease — translation MSDTAATLTQDRQRLEMSALSAPAVVFTLAMIAFPVVYTVWLGFLSFSQTGKQSFAGLANYSKLISDYEFWHGLWITIALFVLSLVLQLVFGVWLALVLFHTKRLPGIVRSLFISPFMMPPVVAGMMWLVILDPSLGAANYILQSFGLPPSDWLASPTWVIPTVALIDSWQWTPYVALIVLGGLQSLPPSVYEAAQIDGASAFKTFQRITLPLLLPTIVAAAILRSVDLLRFFDIIYITTQGGPGNASNTLNIYGFRVGFEFFNIGYASALMLTLTAIVFGAVLAFNRLRGAVAW, via the coding sequence ATGTCGGACACGGCTGCGACATTGACGCAGGACCGGCAGAGGCTGGAAATGTCGGCGCTCTCGGCGCCGGCTGTGGTCTTCACGCTCGCCATGATCGCGTTTCCGGTCGTTTATACCGTCTGGCTCGGCTTCCTGAGTTTTTCCCAGACGGGCAAGCAATCCTTCGCGGGTCTCGCCAATTATTCGAAGCTGATCTCCGACTACGAGTTCTGGCACGGGCTGTGGATCACCATCGCGCTGTTCGTGCTGTCGCTGGTGCTGCAACTCGTCTTCGGCGTCTGGCTTGCGCTCGTGCTGTTTCACACCAAGCGCCTGCCGGGAATCGTGCGCTCGCTGTTCATCTCGCCTTTCATGATGCCGCCGGTGGTGGCCGGCATGATGTGGCTGGTGATCTTGGATCCGTCGCTCGGCGCCGCGAATTACATTCTCCAGTCGTTCGGCCTGCCGCCGTCGGACTGGCTGGCCTCGCCGACCTGGGTCATTCCGACTGTCGCGCTGATCGATAGCTGGCAGTGGACGCCCTATGTCGCCCTGATCGTGCTCGGCGGATTGCAGTCGTTGCCGCCGAGCGTCTACGAGGCCGCCCAGATCGATGGTGCGTCGGCGTTCAAGACCTTCCAGCGCATCACGCTGCCGTTGCTGCTGCCGACCATCGTCGCCGCCGCCATCCTCCGCAGCGTCGACCTCTTGCGCTTCTTCGACATCATCTACATCACGACCCAGGGCGGTCCCGGCAACGCCTCGAACACGCTCAACATCTACGGCTTCCGGGTCGGCTTCGAATTCTTCAACATCGGCTATGCCAGCGCGCTGATGCTGACGCTGACGGCGATCGTGTTCGGCGCCGTCCTTGCCTTCAACCGCCTGCGCGGCGCGGTGGCATGGTGA